GCCCGAGGAAGGATAATGCAGAATCATATGCATTAACAAACTTAGGATCATCGACGGAAATAAAGGGATCGGAGTCCGGGATGGTAATGcaactgatgaactcagtccTAGATAAagatggttactatgaggtaaattcgactagtctgggactggagaaatgaaataatcGACTATCTCAAGCACGGGAAGTTGCCCGAAGACCCCAAAGCATCACGAGCGTTACGCGCCAAAGCTTCACGTTATAGCTTCAAGAGAGACCAATTATATAGAAAATCCttccaaggcccgctggcccggtacttaggagcatcagaagctaactatgtcatgagagaagtccacgaagggatatgcgaCAATCACTCGGGCGCAGATTCTTTGGTGCTGAAGTTGGTACGGGGAGGATATTACTGGCTTCacatggaacaagacgccaaaacctttcgtacaaaaatgtgataagtgacAACGTTACGCACCACTAGTACACCAACCggcagaacccttacattcggtttTGTCCCCATgaccattcatgaaatgagggataGACATCGTCGGACCGTTGCCACCGGCTCCTGGAAAGGTAAGGTTTTTTTAAATtctaactgactatttttctaaatgggtggaagtaggtccttatcagaagatcggagaaCGTGAAGTGGTGGATTTgctgtgggaaaatataatttgcaggttcggaatatcaaaagagatagcatgcgacaatgggccacagtttatcggtgcaaaagttacaaagttcctcgaagatttgaagataaagaggatcacatcttctCCTTAGCATCCGAGTGCAaacggtcaagcggagtcaacaaacaaagtgatttttcaaaacatcaagaaaaggttggaagcagcaaaaggcaaatggcccgaagaatttcccggagttctatgggcctaccgaacaacagCCAAATCGAGCATAGGAGAAACACTTTTTTCCCTTGTGTACAGTGCTGAAGCCCTAATCCCGGTGGAAGTGAGCGATTCCACTTTGAGTAATTTTCAGGCAGATGAATAATCGAACAACAAAGCAATGTTAatcaacttggaactgctcgaggaacgcagggacttggcgcgTGTAAGAATGGCAGCTCAAAAGCATAGAATGGagtgatattataatcgaagagccaacctccattatttcaaagtAGAAGATTTGGTTCTgaggaaagtaacccaaaatacccGGGAGCTCAACGCGGGGAAGCaaggtccaacgtgggaaggtccCTACCGGATTTCAACTATCACTAGGAAATGTTCATACATGTTGGAGAACCATAATGGAGACAAGTTGCCTAACAACTAaaacgtggcacacctcaaaagatattattgccgAATGACATTACTCAAGCgaaaagtatgtgctgcactctttttcccttcattcagtttttgtcccaattagtttttctaacaaggtttttaataaggcagtGATAGAAAGCATACTCTGAAGATAgcagcaataagacctttgatagcaaggcaAACAAACAATCTTCCACTCGGGGACGGTTAtataatctttggttcgatagcaaattcccattgggaagttaagtttgctaccgaacagAGGCTACCTGACCGTTCACGAGCACAAATCGCTAGAGGATTGTTAGATATTCTTTTGCTCGATAGTatggattcctaaggggaagtaaggtatgttgctaagttaaggattatctagcaattcattggtgggaTATTTGAAGACACAAGACCTCCAGTATTctaattcgcattcttcgcattcgaacactaggggagagtgatatgaggatacgacaacattGACTGCCATGTCAACCGGGAAATGAAAATCCGGAAACCAAATGCATCATCAAGACCGGGGACTACGCAACCACCCCGTataaacaagttgtacaagatatccacaagtaatggcaatttctttttacgATAACATTGACTGCCACGTCAACCGGGAAACGAAAATCCGAAAAACCAAATGCATCATCGAGACCAAGGACTGCGCAACctgccccgtagaaacaagttgtacaagatagccacaagtaatggcaatttctttttagcataatAAATGCTAGCCACAAGTAATGACAATTTCTTAGCATAATAAATGTTTGTGTACTTTTGAAAATATAAGGAATTATATGAAAagaaatcattttatttttatcttgtttcttgtctgaacgatgaactaactttgttatttgaaagttaagcaagtacttcaaatgttagtgccgtaattaataggagacgtcctcttcaagagcaccgtaaacataagagggccctcttttatgaaaaccctcacgttaaagggttggtttaTCATAACCAGAAGGGCCAGGTACATCAGACCTTGATGGGAGTCCActtttagcagctaactcaagctcgcgtgccttagcaatttcggaatcaaagtcaatgacaccagctttggcctcttccaaggtttttctccccATGCTATGCATGcgtaagttttttcaacaacgaGGGAGGACTCTTGGCGtttgagttcttctttgagttgggttacctcggCAGAAAGGTTTTTCCGGGCGGACCTAGCAGATTTGAGGCTGACATCAAGGCCGCAGATAGTTGAACTAAAAAGCCTATTATGTTCgatagttttcctgtacttcccttctagctgggcatgtttctccccataacatcaatctcttcaattttggagttcaaggctgcctctaagttaatcactctttcagcggaggcagccttgtgctcggttgcagcaagaatgatgtcctggacttcagcccatttggccttggcttcatcaaatctaaccctcagcgggtcaatttcttggctaagggttaccacttcttactcgctttgctgcaaacgagcctccaaaacAACGACCTCAGTAGCTTTTGTTTCCAGTTCCTAGAGGCGGAGAACAGCCCGGTCTCGTTCCACCAAAAGTTGATTCCGTTCAGAAGTAAGTTCCTCCTTGTCACTAATCAACATCTGAAGGCCCTCataagcaagaaagttggcctacaaaacaaGAAGAAGTAAAACTTAGAATACATTCATATAAAAGTATAAGAAAtaacaaaggaaaaaaaggaacGTACCGTTGCGGTGTTGTGCAtggtgttgttcaacaaacactctcccgagagtgtCTGAATCTTTTTCCAGTCTTTCTCTGAAtccaaaggcttcaaataattagcaagctccactgGCCGgggatagcaagttgcatccGGTATAGACCGAAAGAGTAACATTCCTCATTCTTTGTGGATCAtcagaaggggcagcataattttgccccaaattcccatgaactgggcaCTGTGGAAGAGTAACACCCTCTTCATGGTCAGGTACGCCCGATGGAGGCGATGTAGCAACTGCtggtggaagagtggatgaagatagaagtgatgtagcagttggTGGTCttggtgaagatggagatgaagttgatgaagttgaagagtgagaagcagctgcatcaaattcagtgctggttgttggatgctcgccaaccaaagacggcaaggacccggtactcagccccGCAGTACCGGGCACAACAATTGGGGCCCGAAAATGGGAGTTGACATTACctaccaaatcaaactctccacaAGTGCTGAGGCAtcatcctcggttggtgtaactctCTCAACGGGTCGAACATcttgttgagatgatgaggatcgttgtcttctatgtagagaagctccatcatcactagcttcttcatcatcatcaattatcACAGTGTCTATGACCTACCCGGAAGGAGAACCAGTTACTATCTCCaccggagatgactcgggggcatcaatctttgccctcttattcttttccccgtCTGCGGAGGAACTTCTTCTCTTTGGTTGTTTATCCTCCGGATGGGGACTATGTAAAGAAGTGTTTGCTACCAAAACAGGCCTGGagatacctgttcgagtaagtTCCTCATGAAGCAGCCTCGCTATATCAACAGGATCAGCCAAGACATCCTCCTCGGGGACAACAATAGAGCCTGCAGGTACACTTAATTTCATGAACAAGTCAGAAGGGTTCAACCGAGTTCTCCATATACCAAAACAATGGAAGCAAGGTAAGTTAAAATTACCATGATTTTTAGCCTTGCATccgtatttaagggccagttctttccacaaacGAGTTTTGGGCATAGTGACGTCCAAGATCTTTTTAACCCACCGGTCCAAGCCTTCCATCAccggtgggatccatcgagttgctgaaacaaATGAAGGAATGGGGGATCAATACGGCTATAGAAAAATATTTACTAAAAGGGAATACTAAACAAAgagcttacgagtgcggttctaAGTGGCCAGAAATGATGAAGCAGTTGACGGAATAATGTCGTTGGTGGCGACTGcaacgaaccgttccatccacccacggtcgttgtcattATCCATGCTAGACAGCAAAGTATGGTGGCCACGCTTgcagaggtttatcattccccccctcccctcccccccaacCCAACCCaaaagattttgggagaataaaaattcatcatatgaactaaggttagctcctctccaGTTTTCTGGCACAAGCGTCGAAGGCAGGCGATCGTTCTCCACACTAAAGGACTTACCTATGCCAAACACACCtggtagcgaaggcaaaactcCGCATTCATGAAATCAAGCTCCCCactcaaagaaaacgcacccaaagtaaagggatacgtgtaaaagtatgtaaaaccttccttgggaagggtcactcgctccgatagatctGGAGCAATGATATCCAACCCATGGCAgcgacagtcttccttcacagcatGAATACTGGAAGAACGAATGTaagaagggtacctactaacAGCCCATATACGAGGGTTAGCAGTAGAAAATTTCTCTTCTAAATCCTTTGTGGTACTAAGTCTCCTTGGGATGATGGAACCTACCGTTGGAGGAGCAGAGTCCTCggctttgttcttgttctttgaagaaccgACACGCTTTGGAGGAAAAAGCCactaaataagaaaaaggaaaaggtttTGTTTGATGAGTATTAGAGAAATGACGGAGAACAAAGATTCAAATCAGAAGTTCGAGAAATTATGAAgtgcaaaggaaaagaatgatgtgtataagtaaaattttggctgctaaattcatggccacgattacctcgataatcggcaaaggttgtgctgaatcatgggatgacgcgtgttcggggtattaagtgcggagagacgtgcgtctaatctaACGTCAGAAGCCTCCAGAGGGAATTATAGTAATTTCCGCCaaaaagagtgtttctaccaacttccctgtaacacaaagttatgtcatcgGAAAGCAGGAGGACTATCTATGTatggtgaaatatgatatgacacgtggtcatCTAAAGGAAGGACACGTGGAACCCTAGATGGGGATGGCCGAACACCGAACGCAGCcattccgcttgtcaccggaagTGATAACattcataaaggtgtattaaatgctttgcgcccggtagcatttaataaggaatattTTACAGCATTAAGAGCAACgacccgttacagagaatttgacatttatatTCACCGTTATATTtgcatcaatgaccctcataattgacattaaaggagggcacgatcctaggacctccttccctagatGCAACTATAACTAGTGAGtccagttatcattgtaaaggacaagAATTTTCTGGCTAGACTTACACCACATTCTATACATagcttaatacaatcttacttttccgctttttgatctcatcattgctgtgCCCGAAAACTTTATTCCCAGAATTGTCATCTCTGTTGTTTCATCTATATTTTAAGGataagtattgtatatttcttcaattattgcattatttcacgatcaaattagttcacttgtctaaaaTCAcgaataaattcaactgtaccgttttacgagtAAGCATGCGGGTCATCAATTTAAGTGGTAACCTTTTCATTTTAGTTCATTTCACTAATTTTCTaaatatgaaatattattttactataatatttttaaaattacaagTTTTAAAGTACATCATCAAACAAATGTAATGAACGTATAAGACCACAAATTaagaattttcattttttaaatgtTGCAACCAGTTAAACTCACATTAATTGAAATGGAAGAAATATATAGAACAAACAATTATTTAACCCTTCCGTGAGTAGAGACAGGTTTGAAAGTCAAGTGGTATAACATGTCATTACACCTTTGTTGCTCTATACCAATTTTTCTCGCTAGTGTGTGTCTCTGCGTATAAATTAAAAAGTCTAGTTGAAAGAGTATGTGTGCTTTTGATCGGTGACGGGCCTAGAAAATGTCgtataatataaattttatatgctTTCTCAGCTACCGAATAAAAATAATTTCGATGACTAATTATGAACTTTGCCCCTTTTGCTTCCATTTGGGTTCGGGAGGGGGAGGGGAGTGAACTTTGCCCCTTTTGCTTCCATTTGGGTTGGGGGTttagagggggggggggggggtttccaAAAGTGATCTCTGCACATTTGGGTTTGGTGGGGGAGATTGTATTATTTTGGGCCATTTGACGTGAGCTCAATTATTTTGGGCCACATgtaatttttgagaaatttttataaatcaCTATTGTTTAATATCTATTAACTTTTTATAGCTATTATAtacataattattttttatagttattatttaattattacgCAACTGTATTTGCTACCTTCgcgcgctactgtattcatgaatacaatagcagaATTCGCCTAAAAAATAGGAGAGTCCAACTATGGGACTGTATTagcgctactgtattcatgaatacaatagcgaAATTCACCTAAAAATAGGGGAATTCAATTGTTTAATAACGGAAAGAGAATCAATTAGCGTGTATTACACCTAATTTAActtaacaaaatcaattctacatAAATTTCGCTGCTACACGACTGTGTTCGTTGTGTTCccgctattgtattcatgaatacaataatggGGGTGTCCAGCTGTGCGATTGTATTCGacgctattgtattcatgaatacagtagcaaaattTGCCTAAAAAATAGGTGAATCCAGTTGTTTAATAACGGAAAGAGATCAATTAGAGTGAatcactcctaatttaactcaacaaaatcaattctacatAGATTTCGCTGATACTGTATTGTATTTTATATATTTACgcgactgtatttataaatatagtGAAGCAATAAAAAAAAGGGCGTATACCATTTTATTCAATTCGattgtatatattatatttaattCACATATATTCATTATTCACTATTATACATTATATTCAATTCACCGTATTCAATTCGAttatattcaaacaacaaaaaatcacaaaacaatGATATTcaattatattaaaaaattacAGACCTTCGGATTTgaatatatttatacaaaatacaaTATATTTGTATCATTACGTGACTAAAAAAATAAAGACCGAGAAAAAAATTCGTCGGAGATGGCTTTTCCCAGTCTACTAATAGTGGACGACCTGCTAATAGTGGCTAATAGTGGATAATGACGCCGACGAGACTAGTGGCTAATAGTGGATAATGACGCCGACGAGTCTCATCAGCGATCAAAATTGAGTGCTTTAGTAGGTATACCTCGCATAATTCTCTTCGAAGTGGTTGAATCAGCCattgaaaatgaaatttgaagtttcttcctcggtaattttttaaaaaagtgacgaaatttgaagtttcttcctcggtaatttttttaaaaagtgaaGAGTAAAAGAAGAAAGGCGGAGAAATTTGACGTGAACCGGCCAAAAGCTTTACCAATTACCATGAAAACTTTTGGAGCAAAAAAGTTGATGATCAATtatagagaaagaagaaaaatcttGTTGTGATTTGTGAGACATCACGTGTTAATAAccgaaagaaagagagagaaaatacaTACATGACAGTGTATataataaatacttattttgctataaaatataaaaggtaactattgataataatattttaaaataatgttAGATTTCTAATAAATAGTACGAAGGAGGTAAAATTTTCGTAATTTTTCACTTACGCATATATTGGAATCGCACCTAATGTAATTTGTACCTGTCTCAATAAGGTCGAGGATCTTTGTAGAATCTCTCAAATATACACTTACATATTGTGTTTACTTAAGTTGATTAAGTTCTAAGTTTGAGATATTAAATAACTAATACTAATAATACACTCATAATCATTACCAAAAAAGAGAATAACTAAaacaaggaaaaggaaaagaagaaggatCAAGAAAGAACTCCATACTATTACAAAGGAACCAAACAAAATATTTTGTCATCGAGTTATTCCTGATTCTGCAACTTCTCAACTCGCTGATTCAACATTTCAACTCGGGTAACCAACCGCGTCACAGAGTAAAGCAACCAATAAAACATCAGCGCAGCGGCAATCAACAGCGCATTACGCTGGCTTTTCACGACGGATTTCTGGTGTCGCATCAGCTCCGTCGGGGTACAAGACTCGGCCGATTTACACCTCGGACGAGTCTCGTATTTCCAGTAAATGTCCAATAACAAGAAGACACAGAACGGAACCACTGAAAGAAAAGGCTTGAGAAGGTTTCGTGTAACGGATATTAGACCTTTACGTAAAGGGTATGTACCTGGAAGTGTTAAAAGGATTACCATCACCACCTCTGCTGCCGCAGCGTAGCCTAGAACTACCCATTCTAATGCCATATTGTTCGTTATTTCTCTGTTTCTTtctatgtatatgtatatgtgctAAAATGGTGATGAAATTTACAAAGGATCTATTAATTTTTGGGGGCTTAAATGGAAAGTGGTGAAGGTTTGGAGATGCGGTGGAAATGGAGGAACATGACACCTGGATTGGCTCTGCACACGTTCAGTATACAGATGGCACGTTTTGGTCAAGCTttcttctgttttctttttgttttttgtccagtttttcctgTTTTCTTTCTTTAAGACAGTAGGACTTGGTAACTTCataatgttgttgttgaattatctATTTCGATTTATAACCTCCGGACCTTAAAAATTTAAGCCGTAAATAAAAGTCAAGTTAGAATATATATTTTAGATCTTTATTACTTAAATTATTACCCTACTCAAATCTTActtatagaaaaaaaaaatttgaagttgtgttggaaaataattttttgaaattgaagttgtgttaaaattttgtgagtggaagaaaatTTTAATCCAAAAATTGTCCAAAATCAATTTTTGGAACTTGAAaatttttcttcaacattttttcaaaaactaatcTAGTTTCATGAACaaatttcaaaaacaaattgaaaaaataaatagcCAAATATATGTCCAAACGGGAGCCAAAACTTATAAACTTGAACTTCAGTTGTGTTCCTTTGGATGCATTCTTAAACATTTCTCGTAACACTTGTAGAATACACAATAATACAGAGAATGTATATCCAATTGATCAACTAAAATAATTAATCGGCACCTATGATCAACTTCTTAGatggtttttattttaaaattgtcAAAAAAAAGTTCtatgtttttcagtttttctgaattttttttcaaaactaaacATCATTAGAGAATCTTTCTCATTACTCGCGAGGCTTGCAAATGGAGCCTGAAATTAGTTGTTGCTTGTGAGGTATGAAAAGAGATCGTATTTAATTTTGAAGCAATGGACGTTTTGGATAAGGAAAAACAGTAGACAAAGTTTTTAATCTTTCTTCACCGTTTAGGATAGAAAGGGAAAATAGTGAGATTGCGATTCATTTGATTGACATGAACAATCGAAGGAAATCCAATACGTTTGGGCTTAAAATGGGTCCAACTACTAGGTCCATAACGATGAATCTCACAATACCGAGGGGCAAGTGCACATATAGCCATTCTCAGGGATACTATTTAGAGTTTAGCCAGTACTTATTTTGttctgaaattttaaactaaaaatcttaaattcAGCACAATTCAGGACATTTTTATCTTGAAAAATTAAACTGAAATTCATGACGCACCGGCTAATTCCTAAATAGTAGCCCTTTAGAATGGCTACATGGTGTCATTTCTACCTATACCGACGAGGGATAAACGTCTGGATAATATTCATCGGCAAGTACATTTACAACGAAAATGGTTGTTGATCACTGGCTTTACTCAGTAGATAATGATAAAAATAGCACAGGCTAACCAGTTTTCGGACTAGTAATTGGAAGATAGCCAGTGTTTGCGAAGTCATTGTAAAATAATCACTGTTTTGCTGAAACGCggagagttccaacataatatgctggattatgaagctcatgcgtataaacttccagcacacagaaagttccagtataatatgcgggattatgaaactcctgcatataaacttccagcatattatgatggaactctagcatattataaaatttcagcatattatgctggaagctcatatgtaaaaaattcgaactccaacaTATCATGTTAGAATAATTCTGGATTTTTTagggtatttttgttcagattttatctttacatgaaaagtgactcaATTTAGAttgcttttgaaattgtggctatttttcaattatcggTTGTAAATATGGCTATTTCTGATttcttcccccctccccccaaataatggggatctttacacaaatagccagtcatatttattgtttattttttctagccatatacatagattatatatttaatatatataattatacacatataatacataaattatgcatatattatacatccaccaactatttttaatttaagcaaTTGAATggacggctatttgggttaattcttctaaaTAATGGTGTAAAGGAGGCCCAAGATTTAGAAACTATAGCTTCCACCATTACAATAAAATGAGCCCAAACTTCTGGCCCATTTAACATTATTTGTAGTTCTTTCTTGGGGAAGTACACAGTTAATCACTAATTAGAGATGTCTTTACTCTTTAGCcactgtttaaaatatatttactctTTAGCCAGTGCTTAATAATTTTTTACCCGTCCAGACGAAAATACCCCTGTGCTAGACATGAGTGTTgtctaaatattaaggacatggtgtccttaacttcatgaatgttgtgtaaatattaagaatAAATTGTCATATATTTGCACCTTcagttgttaaactttaggacatcatgtccttaacttcatatgtgcagtgtaaatgttaaggacatgacgtccttaactttatgtgtgcagtgtaaatgttaaggacatggtgtccttaacttcatatgtgcagtgtaaatgttatgGACATAGtttccttaactttatgagtgttgtgtaaatattaagaaaatgttgtccttaacttcatgaatgtcgtgtaaatattaaagacaaagtgtcatgtatttgcaccttctgttgttaaactttaggacatcatgtccttaatttCGTATGTGTagtataaatgttaaggacattgcgtccttaacttcatgtgtatAGTGTAAATGTAAAGTACACCatatccttaatatttaaacaacactcataaaaaaaaggtaaaaatattttttcgtattaattttaatagagttgTGGCTATTTTTTGCTTAACATTAAAAGTActagataaaaattaaatatcatattaaaaaatGACTATTATACACAATTTCTACTTTTTTCTCCTGTCACATGTAAGAGTACGTGACGTGCCACATACCACCAACACTTATAAAATAGTAGTACCAGTAAATGTGGCGTTCGATTTCTATTACTCATCAATTTCTTACACCTTTTTTCGATCCTCTATGTAAtagatttttttctttatttaaaaagTACTTGTCACATCTTCATCCCTTTAATAATGTCTCCCTTTTGGTATATCAATGCTTTCGCAGGTTTTGTTTAGGAATATATACAACCTTCTTGCTCTAATTCTGCCCCCTTTAATCACAAAAATTAAGTGATAATCCACAATTTAATGGGTCCCAATTATACATCTCAGGGCATTATTAAACTTGAACACTTTAAGCACGGttggattaaaaaaaattaaacaaaagatAGGATCATTAATAAAATCCAATCGATTTCTAATATCATCCTACCTAATTCTTATGAATAAGGACTTACATATACCAACAGCTATGATATTGCATTTTATTAACTGATAAGTATTCCTCACTTCTATTATTATCTTTATCATTAAAACATCAATATCCATTTGATTGTCCTTCCATGTATAATAATAAGATTAACTTTACATGTCGAAATGCAACTAAAAGTAGACGGAATATTGCCTCAAATCATTGTCGTAGTGATCAATATTCATGTGAAATTAAGTTACTAGGAAGATATCACTCAATTATTTTTCATGGCATAAATTTGACCAACTCAATTACTCACTTATAGCTGAAGTATCTCATAAGAATAGATGTTCAAGAAAATCATGGCATGTCATATCACTTTTATTTGTTCCACTTTTTTAAGGACATaacacaacaaaagagaaatatagcTGACGTGATTTACAGTTTAATTTAGTGCAATCAAGTAAAAAATTATTTTGGaacaaaaaaattaaagattttaaaatagcaATTGAACTTTCCGTTAAAAGGACATCTCGGCGCACAAAGTATCCCACGTCACGCGGGGTAGGACAAAGGATGTGATATAGACCGCCTATCCTAATGTAAGCATTCGTGGCTACTTTTACAGCTGAAACCCGTGATCCGAACCTGTGATCTATAGGATCACGGGGAGACAACTTTACCTATATAGCAATTGAACTTTCTGCATTATAACTTTATAATTGAATATAAAGTGTTCCTTACATGAAAAAGGGGGCTTAACAAATTGCATATCCTTCACAAACAAAAAGTGCCCTAATGCAAGACTTATCTTCAGCAGAAAGTGATGAGCACTTTAACAAAAGTATAGAGGCCAATTGTTACATGCATTATAGCTGCTATTATTGCTATTAGGCTCCTGTTTCCTTTCAATCACCTTTTAGCCAACCTTTTGAGTCTTGTTTTTTGGATATAGGAAGGAAACTTGAAAAAAAACATGGTTTAGGGTAAGAGAATATACAAAAGCTAAAGAGCACCAAAAGAAAGCAATTTACCCAAGTAAGAAGCAAGGGAGAAGAAGTTCTATCCACATGCACAAGATGTGCCTTATTTATTTACCACCTGCAAATGTCAAAGTAAAGAGGATCAATTATTAAGTTTATAGACTCATTGCACATGtgccataaaaaaaaaaatctatactAAGTTTGCTGGAAAATGAGTTTCAAAGCTTGAACTTCCACTTTCAATAGTAGGAAGAAGAGCGGATGGCACTAGTC
The nucleotide sequence above comes from Nicotiana tabacum cultivar K326 chromosome 12, ASM71507v2, whole genome shotgun sequence. Encoded proteins:
- the LOC107765122 gene encoding uncharacterized protein LOC107765122, producing the protein MALEWVVLGYAAAAEVVMVILLTLPGTYPLRKGLISVTRNLLKPFLSVVPFCVFLLLDIYWKYETRPRCKSAESCTPTELMRHQKSVVKSQRNALLIAAALMFYWLLYSVTRLVTRVEMLNQRVEKLQNQE